One window from the genome of Bacteroidales bacterium encodes:
- a CDS encoding tetratricopeptide repeat protein, whose amino-acid sequence MKQKSMKSLITGLSLIILIGLIPWCSNAQKVTKLFEKAQYEKAEQYCAKQKGEKQKDCYKELADAYSKVENYEKAIKYYEKVFVDNKEKLNESYLKIANAYFDKSNYEKASEFYAKTDESKEGYLKIANTYFENKNYEKASEFYAKTDKSKEGYIKIADAYLKKGKYNKAEELYAEADKSKEGYIKIADAYFEKENYKKAIKYYEKAGQGKNEYQKVADAYYEKNDYENATCFYEKALNHYKEINEQNKLKECYLGLANTFANIAINLQDKSKNIMKEIEDAEKEWKDMQDYFFKDGKFQNLSEYDDYDYRATGNRALEKYKMKPVADKYVEKALENWIIALKYYREIKDKENIENIEKKLK is encoded by the coding sequence ATGAAACAAAAAAGTATGAAATCTCTAATTACAGGACTTAGTTTAATTATTTTAATAGGACTAATTCCCTGGTGTTCAAATGCTCAAAAAGTAACTAAACTATTTGAAAAAGCACAATACGAGAAAGCTGAACAATATTGTGCAAAACAAAAAGGAGAAAAACAAAAAGATTGTTACAAAGAATTAGCAGATGCTTATTCAAAAGTAGAAAACTACGAAAAAGCAATAAAATATTATGAGAAAGTTTTTGTTGATAATAAAGAAAAACTAAATGAAAGTTATTTAAAAATAGCAAATGCTTATTTTGATAAAAGTAATTATGAAAAAGCATCAGAATTTTATGCTAAGACAGATGAAAGTAAAGAAGGTTATTTAAAAATTGCTAATACATATTTTGAGAATAAGAATTATGAAAAAGCTTCTGAATTTTACGCTAAAACAGATAAAAGCAAAGAAGGATATATAAAAATAGCAGATGCATATTTAAAAAAAGGAAAATACAATAAAGCAGAAGAATTATACGCTGAAGCAGACAAAAGCAAAGAAGGATATATAAAAATAGCGGATGCTTATTTTGAAAAAGAAAATTATAAAAAAGCAATAAAATATTATGAAAAAGCTGGACAAGGCAAGAATGAATATCAAAAAGTAGCTGACGCTTATTATGAAAAAAATGACTATGAGAATGCTACATGTTTTTATGAAAAAGCATTAAATCATTATAAAGAGATTAATGAGCAAAACAAGTTAAAAGAATGCTACCTAGGACTTGCTAATACCTTTGCTAATATTGCTATAAATCTCCAAGACAAATCGAAAAATATTATGAAAGAAATTGAGGATGCTGAAAAAGAATGGAAAGATATGCAAGATTACTTTTTCAAAGATGGGAAATTTCAAAATTTATCAGAATACGACGACTATGATTATAGAGCAACTGGAAATAGAGCACTTGAAAAATATAAAATGAAGCCCGTTGCTGATAAGTATGTAGAAAAAGCTCTGGAAAATTGGATCATAGCTTTAAAATATTATAGAGAAATAAAAGATAAAGAAAATATTGAAAATATTGAAAAAAAATTAAAATGA